The Cellulomonas sp. P24 genome contains a region encoding:
- a CDS encoding ISL3 family transposase, whose amino-acid sequence MTTFAWPDLTTLARLDELGSEVLGQRLEPDRAAPACRVTEPDQWCRRRRCEGSVRDTVTRELAHEPLGWRPTTLLVTVRRHRCTGCGHVWRQDTTAAADPRAKRSRRALRQVSEGLVVGHLMVARIAEASAVSWKTANDAVLAEGRRGLIDGAARLGGVAVIGVDEHVWRHTRRGDKVTVIIDLTPIRDGTGPCRLLDMVPGRSKRAFMTWLADRPTSRREDVEVVAMAGFTCFRTATTEELPEATAVMVPFHVVRLAGDALDRCRRRVQQDLHGHRGRAGDQLHHARQTLHTGADLLTNRQHQHQRLNALFGVDEHVQVEATRGIHRRMIGAHREPDRAEGQQLTSNLIDPLSRGVRAALTELIALGRTLKKCAADVLAYVARPRTGNGPTEAINGRLDHLRGSALGFRNLANYIARSLLETGGSGPRFHPRP is encoded by the coding sequence CTGACTACCTTCGCCTGGCCTGACCTGACCACGCTCGCCCGCCTGGACGAGCTCGGCTCGGAGGTCCTCGGGCAGCGCCTCGAGCCGGACCGAGCGGCGCCGGCCTGCAGGGTCACCGAGCCGGACCAGTGGTGCCGGCGCCGTCGCTGCGAGGGCAGCGTCCGGGACACGGTCACGCGCGAGCTGGCCCACGAGCCGCTGGGCTGGCGCCCGACGACCCTGCTGGTCACGGTCCGCCGCCACCGGTGCACCGGGTGCGGTCACGTCTGGCGCCAGGACACCACGGCGGCTGCCGATCCACGCGCCAAGCGGTCCCGTCGGGCGCTTCGCCAGGTGTCTGAAGGGCTGGTGGTCGGTCACCTCATGGTCGCCCGGATCGCCGAAGCGTCAGCGGTCTCGTGGAAGACAGCCAACGACGCGGTCCTGGCCGAGGGCCGCCGGGGCCTGATCGACGGCGCCGCGCGCTTGGGCGGCGTCGCGGTGATCGGGGTCGACGAGCACGTGTGGCGCCACACCCGCCGCGGCGACAAGGTCACCGTGATCATCGATCTCACCCCGATCCGCGACGGCACCGGACCCTGCCGCCTGCTGGACATGGTCCCGGGCCGCTCCAAGCGGGCGTTCATGACCTGGCTCGCCGACCGCCCTACGAGCAGGCGCGAAGACGTGGAGGTCGTCGCGATGGCCGGGTTCACCTGCTTCAGGACCGCCACCACAGAGGAACTGCCCGAAGCGACCGCGGTCATGGTCCCGTTCCACGTCGTCCGCCTCGCCGGCGACGCCTTGGACCGCTGCCGGCGCCGCGTCCAGCAAGACCTCCACGGCCACCGCGGCCGCGCCGGTGACCAGCTCCACCACGCCCGCCAGACCCTGCACACCGGCGCCGACCTGCTCACCAACCGTCAGCATCAGCATCAGCGGCTGAACGCCCTGTTCGGCGTCGACGAGCATGTCCAGGTCGAGGCCACCCGGGGCATCCACCGGCGCATGATCGGTGCCCACCGCGAACCCGACCGCGCCGAGGGCCAGCAGCTCACGAGCAACCTCATCGACCCGCTGAGCCGCGGCGTCCGCGCTGCCCTCACCGAACTCATCGCCCTTGGCCGGACCCTGAAGAAGTGCGCGGCCGACGTCCTGGCCTACGTCGCCCGACCCCGCACCGGCAACGGACCGACCGAGGCGATCAACGGGCGCCTCGACCACCTGCGCGGCTCCGCCCTCGGCTTCCGCAACCTCGCCAACTACATCGCCAGATCGCTGCTAGAGACCGGCGGGTCTGGACCGCGATTTCACCCTCGTCCGTGA
- a CDS encoding thioredoxin family protein — translation MRIQLLYFDDCPNWQVADTRLREALETLGRPVEVEKVLVTTPEQAEHWGFHGSPSVLIDGEDPFAQPGASVGLSCRLYRTPQGVGGSPTVDQLVEVLSRA, via the coding sequence ATGCGCATCCAACTGCTCTACTTCGACGATTGCCCCAACTGGCAGGTAGCCGACACGCGCCTCCGCGAAGCGCTCGAGACCCTGGGCCGCCCAGTCGAGGTGGAGAAGGTCCTCGTGACCACCCCCGAGCAAGCCGAGCACTGGGGCTTCCACGGCTCCCCGTCAGTCCTCATCGACGGCGAGGACCCCTTCGCCCAGCCAGGCGCGTCGGTCGGACTCTCGTGCCGGCTCTACCGGACACCGCAGGGCGTCGGTGGCTCCCCCACGGTGGACCAGCTGGTCGAGGTCCTCTCCCGCGCATAG
- a CDS encoding HAMP domain-containing sensor histidine kinase — MRRTVLRLTLTYTAIQLSLYALVAIGVYAFVTGTFDYDSVRGDGTAAVTGVDAGFAHLRTGLVLCFAVLAVVVPFLSYAMARRALRPLQASYTAQQRFVDDASHEFRTPLSILQAEIELALSRPRTPAEYVRVLDDALDEVAGLTTLTGDLLLLARGSSAELSEAFEVLSLASVARAALARAGQSGPDRPTATIQDTDDVLVTGSHELLARAVGNLIDNAIRHTPTTGTITITLTHGPDTATIRVTDTGTGMSPDEQRRAFDRFWRADEARSQPGHGLGLPLVQQIATAHRGHATLTDTPGGGTTASLVLPRHTRPNEL; from the coding sequence GTGCGCCGGACCGTCCTGCGACTCACCCTCACCTACACGGCGATCCAGCTCAGTTTGTACGCCCTGGTCGCCATCGGGGTGTACGCGTTCGTCACCGGCACGTTCGACTACGACTCCGTCCGCGGGGACGGGACCGCCGCCGTCACCGGGGTCGACGCCGGGTTCGCGCACCTGCGTACTGGGCTCGTCCTGTGCTTCGCCGTGCTCGCCGTCGTCGTCCCCTTCCTCAGCTACGCCATGGCCCGGCGCGCCCTGCGCCCACTGCAGGCCAGCTACACCGCCCAGCAACGGTTCGTCGATGACGCCTCACACGAGTTCCGCACCCCGTTGAGCATCCTGCAGGCCGAAATCGAGCTCGCACTGAGCCGCCCACGCACCCCCGCGGAGTACGTGCGAGTCCTGGACGACGCACTGGACGAAGTCGCCGGGCTCACCACCCTCACCGGGGACCTCCTGCTCCTCGCCCGCGGCTCATCGGCCGAGCTGTCCGAGGCGTTCGAGGTCCTCTCCCTCGCCTCCGTTGCCAGAGCGGCCCTCGCGCGAGCGGGTCAGAGCGGGCCCGACCGGCCCACCGCGACGATCCAGGACACCGACGACGTGCTCGTCACCGGCTCACACGAGCTCCTCGCCCGCGCCGTGGGAAACCTCATCGATAACGCCATCCGGCACACCCCGACCACCGGCACCATCACCATCACGCTCACCCACGGCCCCGACACCGCCACGATCCGCGTCACCGACACCGGAACCGGCATGTCGCCCGACGAGCAACGACGTGCCTTCGACCGGTTCTGGCGCGCCGACGAAGCCCGCTCCCAACCCGGGCACGGCCTCGGACTGCCCCTGGTCCAACAGATCGCCACCGCACACCGCGGCCACGCCACCCTCACCGACACCCCAGGCGGCGGAACCACCGCCTCCCTGGTCCTGCCCCGCCACACCCGACCGAATGAGCTGTAG
- a CDS encoding ABC transporter permease: MTSTLVVARKELLDLRRSRLLLVLLGFLAVAATVSVLVQAAQFRVSIDQYHQYVAALRASSSTLTAAPPQLFPLQLLRGSVEYIEVIGALFAIVAGYGVIAKEKQRATIELLFTRPVGPHAVAGGKVLALASAWLVAVGGILVAVTLALVLVGNAPLQPVDLARLALTGAAAWFYLVLWSCLAMAMASVTRRPTTGLIIVLVLWLVVVLVVPQIGDTMDPDNQVPGGLFKSLQIAKADEHAVMAHFASYDAVRNGLELSSVTKHVERLTFALLGIKDTFNQLPVAQVLTKTLANSLSLLAGFALATGFAVLATTRRTLLRRQS, translated from the coding sequence GTGACTAGCACCCTCGTCGTCGCGCGCAAAGAGCTCCTGGACCTGCGCCGCAGCCGCCTCCTGCTCGTCCTGCTCGGATTCCTGGCCGTAGCCGCGACCGTTTCCGTGCTCGTCCAGGCGGCCCAGTTCCGCGTCAGCATCGACCAGTACCACCAATACGTCGCCGCGCTGCGTGCCTCCAGCAGCACCCTCACCGCCGCACCACCCCAGCTGTTCCCCCTGCAGCTGCTGCGCGGAAGCGTCGAGTACATCGAGGTCATCGGCGCCCTGTTCGCGATCGTCGCCGGGTACGGAGTCATCGCCAAGGAGAAGCAGCGCGCCACCATCGAGCTGCTGTTCACCCGCCCCGTGGGTCCCCACGCCGTCGCCGGAGGCAAGGTCCTCGCACTGGCGAGCGCATGGCTGGTCGCGGTCGGCGGCATCCTGGTCGCGGTCACCCTCGCGCTCGTGCTGGTCGGCAACGCACCCCTGCAACCGGTCGATCTCGCCCGACTGGCCCTGACAGGTGCAGCGGCCTGGTTCTACCTGGTGCTGTGGAGCTGCCTGGCGATGGCCATGGCATCGGTGACCCGCAGACCGACCACGGGACTGATCATCGTCTTGGTCCTGTGGCTGGTGGTCGTCCTCGTCGTCCCCCAGATCGGCGACACGATGGACCCCGACAACCAGGTCCCCGGCGGGCTCTTCAAGAGCCTGCAGATCGCCAAGGCCGACGAGCACGCCGTGATGGCGCACTTCGCCTCCTACGACGCGGTCCGCAACGGACTCGAGCTGTCCTCCGTCACCAAGCACGTCGAACGGCTCACGTTCGCCCTGCTCGGCATCAAGGACACCTTCAACCAGCTCCCCGTCGCCCAGGTCCTGACCAAGACCCTCGCGAACTCCCTGTCGCTGCTGGCCGGGTTCGCCCTGGCCACCGGCTTCGCCGTCCTCGCCACCACCCGTCGCACTCTCCTTCGGAGGCAGTCATGA
- a CDS encoding response regulator transcription factor has protein sequence MRVLVVEDDVRLADVVRRALGEAGYAVDVAHTGPTALEAFEIETYDLVILDLMLPGTPGGGMEVCRQIRTTSTDVPVLMLTALDSPRTKVQGLDAGADDYLVKPFHLAELLARVRALMRRAPRADPPVLHAQGVALDPATRSATRAGQRIPLTAKEYAVLEYLLRNAGHVVSSTQLIDHAWDANYQGMSNVVQTYIRYLRVKLAQPGLPDVIETRRGYGYLIAADS, from the coding sequence ATGAGGGTCCTGGTCGTCGAGGACGACGTCCGCCTGGCAGACGTCGTGCGCCGGGCGCTGGGCGAGGCCGGATACGCGGTCGACGTCGCCCATACCGGACCAACCGCCCTGGAGGCCTTCGAGATCGAGACCTACGACCTGGTCATCCTCGACCTGATGCTCCCCGGCACCCCGGGGGGCGGCATGGAGGTCTGCCGCCAGATCCGCACCACCAGCACCGACGTGCCCGTCCTGATGCTCACGGCACTGGACTCACCCCGCACCAAGGTCCAAGGCCTGGACGCCGGAGCCGACGACTACCTCGTCAAACCGTTCCACCTGGCCGAGCTCCTCGCCCGCGTACGGGCCCTGATGAGACGCGCACCCCGGGCAGACCCACCGGTCCTGCACGCCCAGGGCGTCGCCCTGGACCCCGCAACCCGCAGCGCCACCCGAGCCGGGCAGCGGATTCCCCTCACCGCCAAGGAGTACGCGGTCCTGGAGTACCTGCTGCGCAACGCCGGTCACGTGGTCAGCTCCACCCAGCTCATCGACCACGCCTGGGACGCGAACTACCAGGGGATGAGCAACGTCGTGCAGACCTACATCCGCTACCTGCGCGTCAAGCTCGCCCAACCCGGGCTGCCGGACGTCATCGAGACCCGGCGCGGCTACGGCTACCTGATCGCGGCCGACTCATGA